A segment of the Toxotes jaculatrix isolate fToxJac2 chromosome 2, fToxJac2.pri, whole genome shotgun sequence genome:
attaaaagaatcgatttctgaacatttatgaatcgattctgaatcgtcaagtgtcgcgtcacgattaatctatgaatcgatgaatctGGCACACCCCTAGTGGATAACGTGttccactgtgaaaacaaagtgGCTCATTTCACTTAAACTAAATCCATGATGCTTTGATGGTTTGAGGCAATGGAGCAGTTAGGACCCAAACCCACCAAGCTGGACATGGATGGATATAATGGATATGAGTTCAGATTTCAGTCCAGACAGTTAGATACTGTAGACCAGCTTAATGTGATGACCTGGGCAGCACCTTGTAAtcctaaaataaaatcttcataATGATGATGAGCTCTGATAACAAGGTGCATTGCTGGAAAATGACAGACCTAAACaacctgttgttgttgctgatgaactgtgggtctgtgtttgttttttagcacCTCTGATTGGAGCGATACACCTGAGACTGAGATGTCATCATCTGACACACAAGCAGGTGTGAAAACAttaaggctgtgtgtgtgtgtgtgtgtgtgtgtgtgtgtgtgtgtgtgtgtgtgtgtgtgtgtgtgtgtgtgtagtggaaCTGTGCATTGCTATAACACACAGGCAATATTTAGTGATAATGTAcagacaaagtaaaacaaacatggaTCTATATGGAGATGAACTGGTGCTCTTTGTTCTGTCCATCTGACCACACCTCTGCATTCACACCAACACTGTCTCCTTTGCTGTTCACTGATGAAAACTACAAACTATTACAAGTTCAACAAACATTGACACAGACATTGATATGACTTGAGCCTGTTGAAAGTGCAGACACAAACTGCACCACTGCTTTATTAGATGTTTCACTGATACAGCTCAGGTCACATTTACAAGTTTTCAGTGATGACAAGTTGTAAACTAGAGCAAAGTGTTTTGGCTGAGAGCAAAAAGTTTAATGTTCAGTCAGGTGACTCTCAGCCCTCATGAATGACAGAGAAATACGGTATTGATGAGGCTTTTTGGGACATTTTAAAGgataaaactgattttattccagatttttcttattgtcattAAGTCttttgacaacaacaacaacaacaagacgTTAGGCTGTCTGTCATCATTTCTGGcctgtctgtggctctaaacCCACCAGCTCCTACTAAAGATGTAACTCTTTGAAAACAGCTCTAAAAAGCTGGTCACTATAGTTTGTAACAATTGTGACTCAAacatttgttggggactgttTTCAGTGGTGGATTCATCTACACTCTAGTGACTGTCTCTAGCACCAGGACAGAGTCAAAATGAACTAATGTGTGTGCTCATAGTAAAGAAGGATGTCACCCAGTGAACAGtatggctcactgatgtgtcttCAATAGTTGTTACAGTGGAGCTGTATGATGAAGAAGCTAAAGGTTTTGGACACACAGACCATACTGGTTTTTTTTAGATACATtcgttgttgttttattttcatgggatttgttggcaATAAGGAAAATGTAGGATATCACCAGTCATATCCTTTAAGGACATTTATGTTTTAGTGCATCATCACAAACAGAGAGTCATTTGAGGTCCACAGCTCACttcaggcagacacacacagagactggtGTACTGCTCCTGGCCTTTTCTCACAACTTTGGCTGTCGTCATGATGCCAGCTGGActttcagcaggataatgctccatgtcacaaagctaaagtcctctcaaactggtttcatgtatacaacagtgagttcagtgaacttcagcttcctccacagtctccagacctgaatccagtagaacctctgagatgtggtagaacaggagattggcagcttgaatgtgatacaatcatgtcaacatggagcagagtcTCACAGGaaagaagaactgaggctgttctgagagcaaagagaggaagTACCCAGTATTActgtggtgttcctaataaagtgctcagtgagtgtatgaATCCATTTACCTTGATGACTTTGTAATAACAAAAAGCTCCCAATCCCCAAAGTTGCTTCCAGCtcatgttgatgttttaaatgtcataGCTGAAGTTGTCTGTGTCCTTCCTCAGAGCACAGTATATCCCATGATTCTGTGAACACTGGGAACCTGAACTGTTGCTGTCATGACTGAAATTTCTAACTAAGGTTTGTTTATGAGTTTCCATCATTACAGAagtgtgtgaggttgtgtgtctgtcacttcCTCATTTAGTCTATTATTGTGGAGGGTTTGTCATTATCTGCCTTGTTTgtagtctgttttctttttttaatctttctttaCTTCGAAGTCTATTGATCTCTGATCagaccatttctttttttctgtttagtacACAACTTATCTTATACAATAGAATCaataaagtgaaaacactgttttaatACTTTTCTGTATTAGTTCATTTTCATCTGGGACAGTGAAATAAGGGGCAGTCATTTTAGATCTGATTATTCTGTGAGATTTATTTAACTTAGCTGCTATTTCATTGTGGTAAGTGGGATAATCTACATCATTTTCAGCATGTAGATAAATCACAGTAGTGTGATCATGTGACAGTGTGGCCCAGATGACTGATCATCTTTGttgacaatgaaaaacaaaagagttgCAGAGTGAAGTCTGGATAAATTAGACTTTATTGACACTGGAACAttggaaaatacatttaaaataaacacagtttcaTTGTGCTGCTTGTGACAAGGTTGATAGGAAGAAAACcacaggctgtattgtgtaCAGTCAGAAAGCTTCagtggcagacacagagagactctCTGCAGAGATTAAAGGATCTATGACTGGAGAACAGTCTGTCTGTGGATTACAACATTCAGTGAAGACAGTTACAACAACATCAGTAGATACAGTTTATGCTTACAACATTAACAGATAGAGGATGAGAACaacaacatttctttgtttggtCAGACAGAGACCTCTTCACTCCAGTGACTCAgcaacagcacatacacacagtttttctctACAGTACATTGGCCTCACAAGAGAGAGGCTGCAATATCTTCAATGTGACAATGAGTTTAACAGATTTTCGAAACCAGGGGTAGAGAAAGGCATAGATCACAGGGTTTAGACAGGAGTTACAAAGCATCAGAAAACTCATAAAGACCTCAGTTGAAGAGCCGATCTCGAGGGTgtaaccagagagagagacacaataAAATGGACAGTAACACATGAGGAACACAGCAACAAGGACACCCAGAGTCCTGGCTGCTTTCAGCTCTGATCTCTGAGGAGTTACAGTCGCTGAATGCTGCAGTGTGACAGCTGCAATGTGAGAGCGCATGGCACgagcctgagacacagccacCACAAACACTCGTGCATACAGAACAATGATGGCAGCAATGGGGATGATAAAGCCTAACACCAGGTCAACAGCTCCTATTATGTAAATCACACATTCTCCATAGCAGGACCTATAACTGCCTGGTTGTTTCAAGTTGTCATAAAATAGCACAGTGCTATAGAAAACACAGTAAACCCAACACAGGAGAACACAGATTTTAACTCTCTTCTGAGTGATTCTGGTGGGGTAGTGCAGAGGGTCACAGATAGCCACAAAGCGGTCAGCTGATATAAGCACCATGTTCAATAGTGAGGCATAAACAGTGATACAAGTTAAAAGGTAATAC
Coding sequences within it:
- the LOC121198657 gene encoding trace amine-associated receptor 13c-like → MNTLEEAELCFPQLLNASCKKRTRPLSEAMLIYVLLSSISLLTAALNLLVLISISHFRQLHTPTNLFLLSLAVSDFIVGLLVMPFYILLTEPCWLLSDLVCSLYYLLTCITVYASLLNMVLISADRFVAICDPLHYPTRITQKRVKICVLLCWVYCVFYSTVLFYDNLKQPGSYRSCYGECVIYIIGAVDLVLGFIIPIAAIIVLYARVFVVAVSQARAMRSHIAAVTLQHSATVTPQRSELKAARTLGVLVAVFLMCYCPFYCVSLSGYTLEIGSSTEVFMSFLMLCNSCLNPVIYAFLYPWFRKSVKLIVTLKILQPLSCEANVL